One Carya illinoinensis cultivar Pawnee chromosome 5, C.illinoinensisPawnee_v1, whole genome shotgun sequence genomic window, ACGAATCGGTACGTTCATCTTCCGCTTTGTTACAATAAGGCGAAGATCGATCGATTTCTGTATATTGTAATTGGTTAATTCGTCATACATGCGGTGGATCTGATTAGATCtggttgtttttgtttcttagaTTATCAACGACCGGGAGACAGGTAGATCTAGGGGCTTCGGATTCGTAACCTTCAGCAATGAGAAGTCCATGAGGGACGCTATTGAGGGAATGAACGGTCAGAACCTCGACGGCCGTAACATTACGGTCAACGAGGCGCAGACccgtggaaacggcggtggtgGAGGCGGTGGTTACAGCCGCGGAGGTGGAGgctatggtggtggtggtggtggtggtggacgCCGTGAAGGCGGCGGTGGATATAGCCGTGGCGGCGGAGGCTACGGTAGTGGCGGCGGAGGCTATGGTGGTGGAGGCGGAGGTGGCTATGGTGGTGGCCGCGACCGTGGGTACGGCGACGGTGGGTCTAAGTACTCGagaggaggtggtggtggtgatggtGGTAGCTGGAGGAGCTAAGAAGCTAAGGCTTAGTTCGGGCTGTGTGTTGTTTTGAGTGGTTCTTTAGATAGTGGATCTGGTTTATGAATCAGAATGTGGTTATGTTATTGCTTTCAGTTTGGTGCTCTCCTTTTTGACCGATGGTTCCCGTGTTCTTTacccaaaaaaggaaaaaaagtaatgaaatcGAATGAAGTATATGTCTTCCTTCACAAGTTATGTTGTTTCCCCTGAATTTTCCTAAGATTCGAATCACCAAACTTTGAATCAACTTAACTGGGTGTGGATATTGATCTTGCTCAATTCTTATGTAACAAAGCGAATTAAATACTAGACAGTTTGACTCCATTAAGCATCTTCGATTCGGTTCTTGCGTAAAAGTCAAAGATTGGGTTTTGACATGCTGGGAATGTTCAACTGGCGTTTCTGGAGGAGAACTGGAGAAGATATTTGCGATGTCAGATTCTGTAACGTTTTCTCGTATTGGGGGTTTTCGCAGGTCGGGGTCAAGAAGCATCTATTGCTGGCCTGGATTGTGGGATAACACGTGCGACCAGGCTATAATGGGGTAGGGATCGTCGGATGTCTTTTGGCACTGTAATTTTGGTACGAGAAACTATATTTAGAGTATAAGCGGtgtatagttattttaaaaaaaataataaataattaataggagatttatatgaaaaatttaattttttaatcgtaaattttatttttttttaaagcgattgtgtgtatttataattttacactTTGCTCATTTACTAAAGGTCCCATTACAAAGCTTTAATTTTATAACGTAGCTTAGATCAAATCAAGCAAGCTATTACTAGGTGGAAAATGATTGGGGCACGtctattttaagtttttataattattttgtacatgttattttaaaaaaattcctaatttaaaaaaaaatataattacaagagGTCAGTTGTGTAATTgtaaaatgaattatatatgGTTGTCTTCTCTCTTGTTCCGTTTAGGTAGTAACTtgatttcaaatattttgtgtataatagtgaaaaattattgataatttattaaatagtaattataaaagttgtcaaaaaaaaaatagtaattataaaaaatataataaaaagtaagcGAAAATCATTTAGCATTTTGTAAACATAATTCtataagaaggaaaaacataaaatagttatttttcaaacaaaaaattgagaaccgaaaagagaaaaaaggaaacttacccgttttgaaaatgattcgagacttttccttttgaaagatgattcttAATTGTATGTCTTTTAAAAATGATATCTGTACAAATGATTTT contains:
- the LOC122311157 gene encoding glycine-rich RNA-binding protein-like, with the translated sequence MASAEVEYRCFVGGLAWATDDQSLERAFSPYGDIVESKIINDRETGRSRGFGFVTFSNEKSMRDAIEGMNGQNLDGRNITVNEAQTRGNGGGGGGGYSRGGGGYGGGGGGGGRREGGGGYSRGGGGYGSGGGGYGGGGGGGYGGGRDRGYGDGGSKYSRGGGGGDGGSWRS